A window of the Bradyrhizobium diazoefficiens genome harbors these coding sequences:
- a CDS encoding ABC transporter ATP-binding protein, translating to MLLEAAGISKIFGKLTALDGAALTVGENEFHGLIGPNGSGKSTLMKCIAGAEVPTQGKVSFVNTDITAYTPTERARAGMSLKFQITSVLPSLTLYDNILLALQAQSSLLDLVFSRTRAALHDQVMTMLTQFRLADRAFDAAAALSHGQQQWLEIAMALAGRPKLLLLDEPTGGMSLEERRVTGELLQPIKQHCSLVIVEHDLDFIRDICDRLTVLDQGKVLASGTVSEIQANTSVQEIYLRRA from the coding sequence ATGCTCCTTGAAGCCGCGGGCATCTCAAAGATCTTCGGCAAGCTCACCGCGCTCGACGGCGCCGCGCTCACCGTCGGCGAGAACGAGTTTCACGGCCTGATCGGCCCCAACGGCTCCGGCAAGAGCACGCTGATGAAGTGCATCGCCGGCGCCGAAGTGCCGACGCAGGGTAAGGTCTCCTTCGTCAATACCGACATCACCGCGTACACGCCGACCGAGCGGGCGCGGGCGGGCATGAGCCTGAAATTCCAGATCACCAGCGTGCTGCCGTCGCTGACGCTCTACGACAACATCCTGCTCGCGCTGCAGGCGCAGTCCTCGCTGCTCGATCTCGTGTTTTCGCGCACGAGAGCTGCGCTGCATGATCAGGTCATGACCATGCTGACGCAATTCCGTCTCGCCGACCGCGCCTTCGATGCGGCGGCCGCGCTGTCGCACGGCCAGCAGCAATGGCTGGAGATCGCGATGGCACTCGCGGGCAGACCCAAACTCCTTTTGCTCGACGAGCCGACCGGCGGCATGAGCCTGGAGGAGCGCCGCGTCACCGGCGAACTGCTCCAGCCGATCAAACAACATTGCTCGCTCGTCATCGTCGAGCACGACCTCGATTTCATCCGCGACATCTGCGATCGCCTCACCGTGCTCGACCAGGGCAAGGTGCTGGCATCGGGCACCGTGTCCGAGATCCAGGCCAACACATCCGTCCAGGAGATTTATCTGCGCCGTGCCTGA
- a CDS encoding branched-chain amino acid ABC transporter permease, whose amino-acid sequence MPKSMGAVKQAIPAEIGGETDVAMAERRTATQAVAGRKVLPIVEGVVLVAALVAPLVLQDYLTVFATRVIILALFALSFDLVWGYAGIMSFGQALFFGSAGYGVALLARDLDITNIFLVLPAGTLIGLTFALLLGGFLLLGRHPSSVIFVSLGTLTGSYAADRLARGWYYLGGQNGIPSISSMTLGGYEFSEGPPFYYLVLGILVVVYLLCRFLVRSQFGLALAGLRENEQRIAFFGYKAQHLKAIIFAIGGAIAGLAGSLYAFHEGFVWPNMVGVVVSTQVVLYVLFGGSGTLIGAVIGTVIVEGVSFWLSDNYRDIWPIILGLLLLLVILFRPLGLISFVLGERERVGSFGATRKEKQNAP is encoded by the coding sequence ATGCCGAAGTCGATGGGCGCAGTGAAACAGGCGATCCCCGCCGAGATCGGCGGGGAGACGGACGTCGCAATGGCTGAACGCAGAACTGCGACCCAAGCTGTCGCGGGACGAAAAGTCCTGCCGATCGTAGAGGGCGTGGTGCTCGTCGCCGCGCTGGTCGCGCCGTTGGTGCTGCAGGATTACCTCACGGTGTTCGCAACGCGCGTGATCATCCTCGCACTGTTTGCGCTGTCGTTCGATCTGGTGTGGGGCTATGCCGGCATCATGAGCTTTGGCCAGGCGCTGTTCTTCGGCTCGGCCGGCTATGGCGTCGCGCTGCTCGCGCGCGACCTCGACATCACCAACATCTTTCTGGTGCTGCCGGCCGGCACGCTGATCGGCCTCACCTTCGCGTTGCTGCTCGGCGGCTTCCTGCTGCTGGGCCGGCATCCCTCCAGCGTGATCTTCGTCTCGCTGGGTACGCTGACCGGCTCCTACGCGGCCGATCGCCTCGCGCGCGGCTGGTACTATCTCGGCGGCCAGAACGGCATTCCCTCGATCTCGTCAATGACGCTCGGGGGTTACGAGTTCTCCGAGGGACCACCGTTCTATTATCTCGTGCTCGGCATCCTCGTCGTGGTCTACCTGCTCTGCCGCTTCCTGGTGCGCTCGCAGTTTGGTCTCGCGCTCGCCGGCCTGCGCGAGAACGAGCAGCGCATTGCCTTCTTCGGCTACAAGGCGCAGCACCTGAAGGCGATCATCTTCGCGATCGGCGGCGCCATCGCAGGCCTGGCCGGCAGTCTCTATGCGTTCCACGAAGGCTTTGTGTGGCCCAACATGGTCGGCGTCGTGGTCTCGACGCAAGTGGTGCTTTACGTGCTATTCGGCGGCTCCGGTACGCTGATCGGCGCCGTCATCGGCACCGTGATCGTCGAGGGCGTCAGCTTCTGGCTGTCGGACAATTACCGCGACATCTGGCCGATCATTTTGGGATTGCTGCTGCTGCTCGTGATCCTGTTCCGGCCGCTCGGCCTGATCAGTTTTGTGCTTGGCGAACGCGAGCGGGTCGGCAGCTTCGGTGCTACACGCAAGGAGAAGCAAAATGCTCCTTGA
- a CDS encoding substrate-binding protein, which translates to MFDRQLSRRRFLSNFAFASGAVATGVGSWVIPAPWANAAEAPIKVGIATDLTGPIAYAGNADANVAKMVIKEINASGGLLGRPLELYIEDTASNESVAVGNVRKLIQRDKVDMVLGGITSSMRNAIKDPIVARGKTLYIYPQLYEGKECTPYLFCTGPTPAQQCDDFIPWLIKNGGKKFALPSANYVWPHTLNVYARKVIEANGGEVVFEEYYPLDQVDFSATVNRIISNKVDVVFNTVIPPGVGPFFKQLYEAGFLKNGGRLACVYYDENTLNINQAAEIEGLASCLDYFKVLTKENPFDAKIQAAYEKDFPGNFLFAAGSAATGTYRGLKLWEAAVKEAGKVDRDSVATALDHAKIAEGPGGPAEMVPGKRHCKMKMYTAVAKAGNYEIVGRSDGLVDPKEC; encoded by the coding sequence ATGTTTGATCGTCAGCTCTCACGCCGCCGCTTTTTGTCCAATTTCGCTTTCGCATCCGGTGCGGTCGCGACCGGGGTTGGGAGCTGGGTGATCCCGGCGCCCTGGGCCAACGCGGCCGAAGCCCCGATCAAGGTCGGTATCGCCACCGATCTCACCGGTCCGATCGCCTACGCCGGCAATGCCGACGCCAACGTCGCAAAAATGGTGATCAAGGAGATCAACGCCTCGGGCGGTCTGCTCGGCCGTCCGCTCGAGCTCTACATCGAGGACACCGCCTCCAACGAATCCGTCGCGGTCGGCAACGTGCGCAAGCTGATCCAGCGCGACAAGGTCGACATGGTGCTCGGTGGCATCACCTCGTCGATGCGCAACGCGATCAAGGATCCGATCGTGGCGCGCGGCAAGACGCTCTACATCTATCCGCAGCTCTATGAGGGCAAGGAATGCACGCCCTATCTGTTCTGCACCGGACCGACGCCGGCGCAGCAATGCGACGACTTCATTCCCTGGCTGATCAAGAACGGCGGCAAGAAGTTCGCGCTGCCGAGCGCCAATTATGTCTGGCCGCACACGCTCAACGTCTATGCGCGCAAGGTGATCGAAGCCAATGGCGGCGAGGTCGTGTTCGAAGAGTATTACCCGCTCGACCAGGTCGACTTCTCAGCAACCGTCAACCGCATCATCTCCAACAAGGTCGATGTCGTCTTCAATACCGTCATCCCGCCGGGTGTCGGCCCGTTCTTCAAGCAGCTCTATGAAGCGGGCTTCCTCAAGAACGGCGGCCGCCTGGCGTGCGTCTACTACGACGAGAACACGCTCAACATCAATCAGGCCGCCGAGATCGAGGGCCTCGCGAGCTGTCTCGACTATTTCAAGGTGCTGACCAAGGAGAATCCGTTCGACGCAAAAATCCAGGCGGCCTACGAGAAGGATTTTCCGGGCAACTTCCTGTTCGCCGCCGGCAGTGCGGCGACCGGCACCTATCGCGGCCTCAAGCTGTGGGAAGCCGCGGTCAAGGAAGCCGGCAAGGTCGACCGTGACTCGGTTGCCACTGCGCTCGACCATGCCAAGATCGCCGAAGGTCCGGGTGGACCGGCCGAGATGGTGCCGGGCAAGCGGCACTGCAAGATGAAAATGTACACCGCCGTCGCCAAGGCCGGGAACTATGAGATCGTCGGACGCAGCGACGGTCTCGTCGATCCCAAGGAATGCTAA
- a CDS encoding branched-chain amino acid ABC transporter permease yields the protein MANAFVAAFEILSFGAIIVLIVLGLGIIASMMGIFNFAQGEFVLLGAYITYLAYAKGLPIWAGMVAAPFVVGALGFVLEALIIRRFYAAPIVAMLGTYALGLIIRESVRGLIGGFYLTVPEPIGGSIDIGTMHISAWRFTIIVITLLVMVGCYLLLSRTSFGLRMRATLENPSLARASGISTPLMYGATFAFGSALAGLAGALIVPVFSLYADLGIRFLIQGFVAVMVGGVGSFIGPVAGAGVIGTLSAALPWVMAPVVADVLVFVLAIAFIKFRPQGLIAGKGV from the coding sequence ATGGCTAACGCGTTCGTCGCGGCGTTCGAAATCCTGAGCTTTGGCGCGATCATCGTCCTGATCGTGCTGGGGCTTGGGATCATCGCCAGCATGATGGGCATCTTCAACTTTGCGCAGGGCGAGTTCGTCCTGCTCGGGGCCTACATTACCTACCTCGCTTATGCCAAGGGCCTGCCGATCTGGGCCGGCATGGTCGCTGCGCCCTTCGTCGTTGGCGCACTCGGCTTCGTGCTGGAAGCGCTGATCATCCGCCGCTTCTACGCCGCGCCGATCGTCGCCATGCTCGGCACCTACGCGCTCGGCCTGATCATCCGCGAATCCGTGCGCGGCCTGATCGGCGGTTTCTATCTCACCGTGCCCGAGCCGATCGGCGGCTCGATCGATATCGGCACCATGCATATCTCGGCCTGGCGCTTCACCATCATTGTCATCACGCTGCTGGTCATGGTGGGCTGCTATCTCCTGTTGTCGCGCACGAGCTTTGGTCTTCGCATGCGCGCGACGCTGGAGAACCCGTCGCTGGCGCGCGCGTCGGGCATTTCCACGCCTTTGATGTACGGCGCCACCTTTGCCTTTGGGTCGGCGCTTGCCGGCCTCGCCGGGGCGCTGATCGTGCCGGTGTTCAGCCTCTATGCCGATCTCGGCATCCGCTTCCTGATCCAGGGCTTTGTCGCCGTCATGGTCGGCGGTGTCGGCTCCTTTATCGGTCCGGTCGCCGGCGCCGGTGTGATCGGCACGCTCAGCGCCGCGCTGCCCTGGGTCATGGCTCCCGTGGTCGCCGATGTCCTCGTCTTCGTTCTCGCCATTGCCTTCATCAAATTCCGCCCGCAGGGCCTCATCGCTGGAAAAGGGGTTTAG
- a CDS encoding amidase, with protein sequence MTVVLPTPAQLRSIAEQCGLALTDDDVASFRGLMQGSIDAYNLVGAMPDEVPEVKYPRTPGYRPSAEENPRNAWYRKSTVKGAASGKLKGKTVALKDNIMLAGVPMMNGSATLEGYVPDFDATVVTRILDAGGEIRGKTHCESFCMSGGSHTGAVGAVHNPHKMGYSAGGSSSGSGVVVALGEVDMAMGGDQGGSIRMPSSFCGTYGMKPTWGLVPYTGIMPIEIFVDHTGPMTATVADNALLLEVLAGDDGYDPRIKAPKVEEYTKALGQGVRGMKIGILKEGFEQATAEAAVNESVREAAKRFKDLGATVETVSIPMHLVGPAIWTPIGTEGMTQTMMYGDGYGLSRADLYSTTLMDFHRGWRRQADSLSETTKLFLMLGTYINNTFGPRYYGKALNISRRLTAAYDKAFGDYDLLLLPTTPMKATKLPEPTASREDYVARALEMISNTAPFDITHHPAMSLPCGMVDGLPVGLMLVGRMFEESTIYRAAHAFEQIGDWKKM encoded by the coding sequence GTGACAGTTGTCCTTCCCACGCCAGCCCAACTTCGCAGCATCGCCGAGCAGTGCGGCCTCGCGCTGACCGACGACGACGTCGCCTCGTTCCGCGGCCTGATGCAGGGCTCGATCGATGCCTACAATCTTGTCGGCGCGATGCCGGACGAGGTGCCAGAGGTCAAATATCCGCGCACGCCGGGCTACCGGCCCTCGGCGGAAGAGAACCCACGCAACGCCTGGTACCGCAAATCGACGGTCAAAGGCGCCGCCAGCGGCAAGCTCAAGGGCAAGACCGTCGCGCTGAAAGACAACATCATGCTCGCCGGCGTGCCCATGATGAACGGCTCGGCGACGCTCGAAGGCTATGTTCCCGATTTCGACGCCACCGTCGTCACGCGCATCCTGGACGCCGGCGGGGAAATCCGCGGCAAGACTCACTGTGAATCCTTCTGCATGTCCGGCGGCAGCCACACCGGAGCGGTCGGCGCCGTTCATAATCCCCATAAGATGGGCTATTCCGCCGGCGGCTCGTCCTCCGGCTCAGGCGTCGTCGTCGCCTTGGGCGAAGTCGACATGGCGATGGGCGGCGACCAGGGCGGTTCGATCCGCATGCCGTCCTCGTTCTGTGGCACCTACGGCATGAAGCCGACCTGGGGTCTCGTACCCTACACCGGCATCATGCCGATCGAGATTTTCGTCGATCATACCGGCCCGATGACGGCGACCGTCGCCGACAACGCGCTGCTGCTCGAAGTGCTCGCCGGCGATGACGGCTACGATCCCCGCATCAAGGCGCCGAAGGTCGAGGAATACACCAAGGCGCTCGGCCAGGGCGTCAGGGGTATGAAGATCGGCATTTTGAAGGAAGGTTTCGAGCAGGCGACGGCCGAGGCCGCCGTCAATGAAAGCGTGCGCGAGGCCGCCAAGCGCTTCAAGGATCTGGGTGCGACGGTCGAGACCGTTTCGATCCCGATGCATCTCGTCGGCCCCGCGATATGGACGCCGATCGGCACAGAGGGCATGACCCAGACCATGATGTATGGCGATGGCTATGGTCTTAGCCGCGCCGACCTCTACTCGACCACGCTGATGGATTTCCACCGCGGCTGGCGCCGGCAGGCGGACTCGCTGTCCGAGACGACAAAGCTGTTTTTGATGCTGGGCACCTACATCAACAACACCTTTGGCCCCCGCTACTACGGCAAGGCGCTCAACATCTCGCGGCGCCTGACCGCGGCCTATGACAAGGCCTTTGGGGATTACGATCTTCTCTTGCTGCCGACGACGCCGATGAAGGCGACCAAGCTGCCGGAACCCACGGCCAGCCGCGAGGACTACGTCGCGCGTGCGCTGGAGATGATCTCCAACACCGCGCCGTTCGACATCACCCATCATCCCGCGATGTCGCTGCCGTGCGGCATGGTCGACGGCCTGCCCGTCGGCCTGATGCTGGTCGGCCGGATGTTCGAGGAATCCACCATCTACCGTGCCGCGCACGCCTTCGAGCAGATCGGCGACTGGAAGAAGATGTGA
- a CDS encoding substrate-binding domain-containing protein, translating into MRATVNFPAHGGPALPPSLLFRNLSSSAADGALSPSDHAFFKRRGANRLRIGGFICCTGSPGVWGPCATNSAQLAVAEINKRGGILGREVELSVYDAGGPLDEVLNRAEQAIAFDEVDLIVGLHTSAVRVGLRDVTTRHRIPYIYTPVYEGGERTPGVMAIGETPRWQSRPSIHWLADVKKASRWYLIGSDYVWPWQSHRAVKSYIKETGGHVVGEEFVPLGEDNHEPHLARIRAARPDVVLISLIGTDSSAFNRAFGECGLGATTLRLAGAMDETVLLGIGADNSENMFCASGYFTGTGARANDDFQSRYCAMFGPNAPPIGSVGQSSYEGLRFLEAVANKAGTLALGPMVAAGRNIVYSGARGPVTVRNGHARMPMHLAAADGLDFKLIKPI; encoded by the coding sequence GTGCGCGCGACGGTAAACTTCCCGGCTCACGGCGGTCCGGCGTTGCCGCCGTCCCTGCTGTTCAGGAATCTGTCGTCATCGGCGGCTGACGGTGCGTTGTCGCCGAGCGATCACGCCTTCTTCAAGCGACGCGGCGCGAACAGGCTGCGCATTGGCGGCTTCATTTGCTGCACGGGATCGCCCGGCGTCTGGGGGCCCTGCGCGACCAACAGTGCGCAACTCGCCGTCGCCGAGATCAACAAGCGCGGCGGCATTCTCGGCCGCGAGGTCGAGCTGTCCGTTTACGACGCCGGCGGCCCGCTCGACGAGGTGCTGAACCGCGCCGAGCAGGCGATCGCCTTCGACGAGGTCGACCTCATCGTGGGGCTGCACACCAGCGCCGTCCGCGTCGGCCTGCGCGACGTCACCACGCGTCATCGCATCCCCTATATCTATACCCCGGTCTATGAAGGCGGCGAGCGCACGCCCGGTGTCATGGCGATCGGCGAGACGCCGCGCTGGCAGAGTCGGCCGTCGATCCACTGGCTCGCGGACGTCAAGAAGGCCTCGCGCTGGTACCTGATCGGCAGCGATTACGTCTGGCCCTGGCAATCGCACCGCGCCGTCAAGAGCTACATCAAGGAAACCGGCGGCCACGTCGTCGGCGAGGAGTTCGTTCCCCTCGGCGAAGACAATCACGAGCCGCATCTGGCGCGCATCCGTGCCGCGAGGCCCGACGTCGTGCTGATCTCGCTGATCGGCACCGACAGCAGCGCGTTCAATCGCGCCTTCGGCGAATGCGGCTTGGGTGCCACCACGCTGCGGCTTGCGGGCGCCATGGACGAGACCGTGCTGCTCGGCATCGGCGCCGACAACAGCGAGAACATGTTTTGCGCCTCCGGCTATTTCACCGGCACCGGCGCGCGCGCCAATGACGACTTCCAAAGCCGCTATTGCGCGATGTTCGGGCCGAATGCGCCGCCGATCGGCTCGGTCGGACAATCCAGCTACGAAGGCCTGCGCTTTCTCGAAGCGGTCGCCAACAAGGCCGGCACCTTGGCGTTGGGGCCGATGGTCGCAGCCGGCCGCAACATCGTCTACAGCGGCGCCCGCGGACCGGTTACCGTCCGCAACGGGCACGCGCGAATGCCGATGCATCTCGCCGCGGCCGATGGTCTCGACTTCAAGCTGATCAAGCCGATCTGA
- a CDS encoding MarR family winged helix-turn-helix transcriptional regulator, producing the protein MAKPNAPITEHLAYLLAQANREINRQLELRLSKEGVPVEQWRILKVLSDGDGHSMGELADAVLLNHPTLTKMIDRMVSDTLVYRVQDPNDRRKVLMFISDRGKVLCRKLNSLAVDQEEHILESYGDKSTSELKRLLESLIDSSN; encoded by the coding sequence GTGGCAAAACCGAACGCTCCAATCACCGAACACCTCGCTTATCTGCTCGCGCAAGCTAACCGGGAGATCAACCGGCAGCTCGAACTGCGGTTGAGCAAAGAGGGGGTTCCCGTCGAGCAGTGGCGCATCCTGAAAGTGCTGTCGGACGGCGATGGCCATTCGATGGGCGAGCTTGCAGACGCCGTGCTGCTCAACCACCCGACGCTGACCAAGATGATCGACCGCATGGTCTCCGACACGTTGGTCTATCGCGTGCAGGACCCGAACGACCGTCGCAAGGTGCTGATGTTCATCTCCGACCGCGGCAAGGTGCTGTGTCGGAAACTCAACTCGCTCGCGGTCGACCAGGAAGAGCACATCCTGGAGAGCTACGGTGACAAGTCGACGAGCGAGCTGAAGCGGCTGCTGGAGAGCTTGATCGATAGCTCGAACTAA
- the secA gene encoding preprotein translocase subunit SecA: protein MIGALARKFFGSANDRRVKGYQSRVSAINALEAEVSKLSDEALKARTVEFKKQLAEGKTLDDLLVPAFATVREAAKRTLGQRHFDVQLIGGMVLHEGDIAEMKTGEGKTLVATLAVYLNALAGKGVHVVTVNDYLARRDSGWMGQIYGFLGLTTGVIVHGLDDAERKAAYACDITYGTNNEYGFDYLRDNMKYRLEDMVQRPHFYAIVDEVDSILIDEARTPLIISGPLDDRSDFYNTIDGFLPKLDKSDYEVDEKQRTVTLTEAGMEKIETLLRDAGQLKGESLYDVENVSVVHHINQALRAHTLFTRDKDYIVRDDEVVIIDEFTGRMMAGRRYSEGLHQALEAKEHVQVQPENQTLASITFQNYFRMYEKLAGMTGTALTEADELFDIYKLEVVEIPTNLPVARLDEDDEVYRTQNEKYAAILSEIERANSRLQPVLVGTASIEKSEVIAEYLKKHGYRQIDFGNENSMQKLYAAARANKPAKLFAVLNARFHEQEAYIVAEAGVPGAITIATNMAGRGTDIKLGGSLDMRIQQETTGIEDEAEKAKKIEQIKADIEHFRDIVLKAEETVEIEPAKGSKPAKTVRKPGGLYIIGSERHESRRIDNQLRGRSGRQGDPGRSKFFLSLEDDLMRIFGSDRLDSMLQRLGLQEGEAIIHPWINKALEKAQQKVEARNFDIRKNLLKFDNVQNDQRKVIFDQRVDLMKDDSVAETVTDMRHAFIDDLVAKHVPEHAYAEQWDVAGLKEELKRVLDLDLPVDDWAKEEGIADEELLKRIETRADEHMAAKVGQWGPDVMRYVEKTILLQTLDHLWREHLIMLDHLRQVIGLRGYGQRDPLQEYKTEAFNLFQEMSAHLREAVTAQLMRVEIVPPEQEAPLLPQMEAHKLNPDTGEDEMALASVTLAPQATDAALRDPKNPASWGKVGRNEDCPCGSGKKYKHCHGRYA, encoded by the coding sequence ATGATCGGCGCGCTCGCCCGCAAGTTTTTCGGCTCCGCCAACGACCGGCGGGTGAAGGGATACCAGTCCCGCGTCAGCGCGATCAACGCGCTGGAGGCGGAGGTCTCGAAGCTCTCCGACGAGGCGCTCAAGGCCCGCACGGTCGAGTTCAAGAAGCAGCTCGCCGAGGGCAAGACGCTCGACGACCTGCTGGTGCCCGCCTTCGCCACCGTGCGCGAGGCCGCCAAGCGCACGCTCGGCCAGCGCCATTTCGACGTCCAGCTGATCGGCGGCATGGTGCTGCATGAGGGCGACATCGCCGAGATGAAGACCGGCGAAGGCAAGACGCTGGTGGCGACGCTCGCGGTCTACCTCAACGCGCTCGCCGGCAAGGGCGTCCACGTCGTCACCGTCAACGACTACCTCGCCCGCCGCGACTCCGGCTGGATGGGCCAGATTTACGGCTTCCTCGGCCTGACCACCGGCGTCATCGTCCACGGCCTCGACGATGCCGAGCGCAAGGCGGCCTATGCCTGCGACATCACCTACGGCACCAACAACGAATACGGCTTCGATTATCTGCGCGACAATATGAAGTACCGGCTCGAGGACATGGTCCAGCGGCCGCACTTCTACGCCATCGTCGACGAAGTCGACTCCATCCTGATCGACGAAGCCCGCACGCCGCTGATCATCTCCGGCCCGCTCGACGATCGCTCGGACTTCTACAACACGATCGACGGCTTCCTGCCCAAGCTCGACAAGAGCGACTACGAGGTCGACGAGAAGCAGCGCACGGTGACGCTGACCGAAGCCGGCATGGAGAAGATCGAGACGTTGCTGCGCGATGCCGGCCAGCTCAAGGGCGAGTCGCTCTACGACGTCGAGAACGTCTCCGTCGTGCACCACATCAACCAGGCGCTGCGCGCCCACACGCTGTTCACCCGCGACAAGGACTACATCGTCCGCGACGACGAGGTCGTGATCATCGACGAGTTCACCGGCCGCATGATGGCCGGCCGGCGGTATTCCGAAGGTTTGCACCAGGCGCTGGAAGCCAAGGAGCACGTCCAGGTCCAGCCGGAAAACCAGACGCTGGCTTCGATCACTTTCCAGAACTATTTCCGGATGTACGAAAAGCTCGCCGGCATGACCGGCACGGCGCTCACCGAAGCCGACGAGTTGTTCGACATCTACAAGCTCGAGGTCGTGGAAATCCCGACCAACCTGCCGGTCGCCCGTCTCGACGAGGACGACGAGGTCTATCGCACTCAGAACGAGAAATACGCCGCGATCCTTTCCGAGATCGAGCGCGCCAATTCGCGGCTGCAGCCGGTGCTGGTCGGCACTGCCTCGATCGAAAAATCGGAAGTGATCGCCGAATACCTCAAGAAGCACGGCTATCGGCAGATCGATTTCGGCAACGAAAATTCGATGCAGAAGCTGTACGCCGCGGCGCGCGCCAACAAGCCGGCAAAGCTGTTCGCGGTCCTGAACGCGCGCTTCCACGAGCAGGAAGCCTACATCGTCGCCGAGGCCGGCGTGCCCGGCGCGATCACGATCGCGACCAACATGGCCGGCCGCGGTACCGACATCAAGCTCGGCGGCTCGCTCGATATGCGCATCCAGCAGGAGACCACCGGCATCGAGGACGAAGCCGAGAAGGCCAAGAAGATCGAGCAGATCAAGGCCGACATCGAGCACTTCCGCGACATCGTGCTGAAGGCCGAGGAGACCGTCGAGATCGAGCCGGCCAAGGGCTCGAAGCCGGCCAAGACCGTCAGGAAGCCGGGCGGCCTCTACATCATCGGCTCGGAGCGGCATGAATCCCGCCGCATCGACAACCAGCTGCGCGGCCGTTCCGGCCGCCAGGGCGACCCCGGCCGCTCAAAGTTCTTCCTGTCGCTGGAAGACGATCTGATGCGCATCTTCGGCTCGGATCGCCTTGACAGCATGCTCCAGCGTCTCGGCCTGCAAGAGGGCGAGGCCATCATCCATCCCTGGATCAACAAGGCCTTGGAGAAGGCGCAGCAGAAGGTCGAGGCGCGCAACTTCGACATCCGCAAGAACCTGCTCAAGTTCGACAACGTCCAGAACGACCAGCGCAAGGTGATCTTCGACCAGCGCGTCGACCTGATGAAGGACGACAGCGTCGCCGAGACCGTCACCGACATGCGCCATGCCTTCATCGACGACCTCGTCGCCAAGCACGTGCCCGAGCATGCCTATGCCGAGCAGTGGGACGTCGCCGGCCTGAAGGAAGAGCTGAAGCGCGTGCTCGATCTCGATCTGCCGGTCGACGATTGGGCCAAGGAAGAGGGCATCGCCGACGAGGAGCTGCTCAAGCGCATCGAGACCCGCGCGGACGAGCACATGGCGGCCAAGGTCGGGCAATGGGGCCCCGACGTGATGCGTTACGTCGAGAAGACCATCCTGCTGCAGACGCTCGACCATCTCTGGCGCGAGCACCTGATCATGCTCGACCATCTGCGTCAGGTCATCGGCCTGCGCGGCTACGGCCAGCGCGATCCGTTGCAGGAGTACAAGACCGAGGCCTTCAACCTCTTCCAGGAGATGAGCGCGCATCTGCGCGAGGCCGTCACCGCGCAGTTGATGCGCGTCGAGATCGTCCCGCCGGAGCAGGAAGCCCCGCTGTTGCCGCAGATGGAAGCGCACAAGCTCAACCCGGATACCGGCGAAGACGAGATGGCACTTGCCAGTGTCACGCTCGCCCCGCAGGCCACCGACGCGGCGCTGCGCGATCCCAAGAACCCGGCAAGCTGGGGCAAGGTCGGCCGCAACGAGGACTGCCCCTGCGGCTCAGGCAAGAAGTACAAGCATTGCCACGGGCGGTATGCGTAA